Proteins encoded together in one Salarias fasciatus chromosome 17, fSalaFa1.1, whole genome shotgun sequence window:
- the kmt2e gene encoding inactive histone-lysine N-methyltransferase 2E isoform X2, which yields MSIVIPVGVDTADTSYLDMAAGSEPESVEASPVVVEKSSYPHQIYSSSSHHSHSYIGLPYADHNYGARPPPTPPASPPPSMLIRQVEGGLFVPGGQDEASRGTTLSTSEDGSYGADITRCICGFTHDDGYMICCDKCSAWQHIDCMGIDRQNIPETYLCERCQPRHLDRERAILLQTRKRECLSDGDTSATESGDEVPLELYSTFQHTPTTITLTTGRLSNKQADKKRKKSGDKEPPASSARAKKAFREGSRKSSRVKGAAPEQEPVEHPSMWENKIKTWMERYEEASSNQYSEDVQVLLRVKEQGDGKSLAYNTHPASFKPPVESQVQKNKKILKAVRDLAPDSLIIEYRGKFMLRQQFEANGYFFKRPYPFVLFYSKFDGLEMCVDARSFGNEARFIRRSCTPNAEVRHVIEDGMLHLYIYSLRPITKGTEITIGFDFDYGSCKYKVDCACVRGNQECPVLKHNLEPTENLSSGGRRRGSRKDKESVREDQGQNQNMGLDGEGKSKSIGDGKQRKLSPLRLSISNNQDPELFEDLEDKTSVSNEVEMESEEQIAERRRKMANPAEQSHLPVGAASSWRGLKLKETREERKMEAILQAFARMEKREKRREQALERIGSIKSEVGGRSDIKEEPPATPETADSPAVMQPLLEVKEEPGLKPAKVKGSRNRKSFTRNRTHIGQQRRRARTISTCSDLQPGSPAESVEPLTNEPPEGEMPAAPEPEAIASQAPDSSPPHSSSPAPDRNRTGSKSFKTKKHFVSEWVGEKQQDRCAARTPEPVPERPLRISSDPEVLATQLNALPGMACSPQVYSTPKHYVRFSSPFLANRSPTTPGVPTGRRRSRELPETPPTTGSCKKRWLKQALEEEGSTSPARRPSLLMPGDGPLSPSINGDSDSPLPYNGTCSLPELPTPLKKRRLSPLDACMSESSTPYGSPCATPTRADQLETPATPASQATPPRPRTEEPGAEPTSSTPMQTLNPPQESDSSAECSPEVSRKPSVQEADRPPSLASSPCVRAPSADGLPAEVKASLPESPPPPPAESGDCGEDRTDGTAAECAGEAPSSAEPCASSFPGWIKSPERVPTGPAGLNFSPVNSNLRDLTPSHTLEPLAAPFRAEAAAGSAAAAGPAAGPGSQPAFSEGQGQLFYPCSEEGSSLGFSRSLNCEGAGEGGGSAQNPPQKKKVSLLEYRKRQREARRSGSKTECSSPVSTVPPLGVDAFPIALEAASEPPPLPPAPAAPCSTASASTSAKELQTSEEAEAGGEKGEGQGGEGQWTSSTSVEQARERSYHRALLLSKDKETDGETEGGETPAQRECASPSLQKTPTHTPCSPGPVAPPSGRPAKEDDGEGQPRTPNPTNQPPCKPAGAKPAPLTPTKLHPAAPPSSPVHYPGAKPQPQGSPFRSQRALFSAPPPGQQQPPAQPGPAPFPQYGSQTAPPPPPPPPPAPPAAAAYFPGQSAAPAGPFPGFKPAVTPPYPPGSQPLMQTLPHGVHYQSAAAAPPPPPPPPPHPIAGPTLLHVNLQPPPIQQHQLMLTAAPPPPPPPQGQTSQQQQQPPPSGGPLLSLTPPPPPPPPPPAPSGSTPLQPHHFQNLGGFQPALMHPGAATNPPVPPNTYPPPLQQPGLPPPPPPPPQQPQPGQAQAAAPQMPAGTRGAPTPSTPFHSSGYLSTGWH from the exons ACCAGAGTCGGTGGAGGCCAGCCCTGTGGTAGTGGAAAAGTCCAGCTACCCGCACCAGatttacagcagcagttctcaCCATTCCCACAGTTACATTGGCCTGCCTTATGCT GACCATAACTATGGGGCGCGGCCCCCACCTACGCCGCCggcctcccctcccccctccatgcTGATCCGCCAAGTCGAGGGGGGGCTGTTTGTTCCAGGGGGGCAGGACGAAGCATCCAGGGGCACCACGCTCAGCACCTCCGAGGATGGCAGCTACGGGGCGGACATCACCCGCTGCATCTGTGGCTTCACCCACGACGACGGCTACATGATCTGCTGTGACAAGTGCAG TGCCTGGCAGCACATAGACTGCATGGGCATTGACCGGCAGAACATTCCTGAGACCTACCTGTGTGAACGCTGCCAGCCCCGACACCTGGACAGAGAGAGGGCCATCCTGCTGCAAACCAGGAAACGAGAGTGTTTATCTG ATGGGGACACCAGTGCTACAGAGAGTGGAGATGAGGTTCCACTAGAGCTGTATTCTACCTTCCAACACACGCCTACCACCATCACCCTGACAACCGGGCGCCTCAGCAATAAGCAGGCTGATAAAAAGCGTAAGAAGAGTGGCGATAAGGAGCCTCCTGCATCTTCAGCCCGAGCGAAGAAG GCCTTCCGAGAGGGTTCCAGAAAATCCTCGAGAGTAAAG GGTGCTGCTCCCGAGCAGGAGCCGGTGGAGCACCCGTCCATGTGGGAGAACAAGATCAAGACGTGGATGGAGCGCTACGAGGAGGCCAGCAGCAATCAGTACAGCGAGGACGTCCAGGTCCTGCTACGAGTAAAAGAGCAAGGCGACGGAAAGAGCCTGGCATACAACACGCACCCAGCTTCCTTCAAACCTCCTGTGGAG AGTCAAGTTCAAAAGAACAAGAAGATCCTCAAGGCGGTGCGGGACTTGGCCCCAGACTCCCTCATCATTGAGTACAGGGGAAAGTTCATGCTTCGACAGCAGTTTGAGGCCAACGGATACTTCTTCAAGAG GCCCTACCcctttgtgttattttattctAAATTTGACGGTTTAGAGATGTGTGTCGACGCCCGCAGCTTCGGTAACGAAGCGCGGTTCATCCGCCGTTCCTGCACCCCCAATGCTGAA GTTCGACATGTCATTGAAGATGGCATGCTGCATTTATACATCTACTCACTGAGGCCGATCACCAAAGGCACAGAGATCACCATCGGTTTCGATTTCGACTATGGCAGCTG taaataCAAGGTGGACTGTGCCTGTGTGAGGGGGAACCAGGAGTGCCCGGTGCTAAAGCACAACCTGGAGCCCACGGAGAACCTGAGCTCCGGAGGCCGACGCAGAGGGAGCCGCAAGGACAAGGAGTCCGTCCGCGAGGACCAgggccagaaccagaacatggGCCTGGACGGCGAGGGAAAATCCAAGAGCATTGGCGACGGCAAGCAGCGCAAGCTCTCTCCCCTCCGCCTCTCCATCTCCAACAATCAG GATCCTGAGTTATTTGAGGATCTAGAAGACAAAACCTCCGTTAGCAATGAAGTAGAGATGGAGTCAGAGGAGCAGATtgcagaaaggaggaggaagatg GCCAACCCAGCGGAGCAGTCCCATCTCCCTGTCGGGGCGGCTTCAAGCTGGAGGGGACTGAAACTCAAGGAG ACacgagaggagaggaagatggaggcCATCCTGCAGGCCTTCGCCCGcatggagaagagagagaagcgGCGAGAGCAGGCGCTGGAGAGAATCGGGAGCATCAAGTCGGAGGTGGGCGGCCGCAGCGACATCAAGGAGGAGCCGCCGGCCACGCCGGAGACGGCGGATTCCCCCGCCGTCATGCAG CCTCTCCTGGAGGTCAAAGAGGAGCCGGGTCTGAAACCAGCCAAGGTCAAAGGCTCCCGGAACAGGAAGAGCTTCACCAGGAACCGCACTCACATCGGCCAGCAGCGGCGGCGAGCTCGCACCATCAGCACGTGCTCAGACCTGCAGCCCGGCTCTCCGGCCGAGTCTGTGGAGCCTTTGACCAACGAGCCGCCCGAGGGGGAGATGCCCGCCGCGCCGGAGCCGGAGGCGATCGCCTCGCAGGCGCCGGACAGCAGCCCGCCGCACAGCAGCTCACCTGCACCCGACAGGAACCGCACAGGGAGCAAGAGCTTCAAAACTAAAAAG CACTTTGTGAGCGAGTGGGtgggagagaagcagcaggaccGCTGCGCGGCGCGGACGCCGGAACCCGTTCCAGAGCGGCCGCTGAGAATAAGCAGCGACCCCGAGGTGCTCGCCACGCAGCTCAACGCCCTGCCGGGCATGGCCTGCTCGCCGCAGGTCTACAGCACGCCCAAACACTACGTCCGCTTCTCGTCCCCATTCCTGGCCAACCGCAGCCCCACCACTCCCGGCGTGCCCACGGGCAGGCGGCGCTCCCGGGAGCTGCCCGAAACGCCCCCGACGACCGGCTCCTGCAAGAAG cgGTGGTTAAAGCAGGCTCTGGAGGAAGAGGGCTCCACCAGCCCGGCCAGGCGCCCCAGCCTCCTCATGCCCGGCGACGGCCCCCTCAGCCCCTCCATCAACGGTGACTCTGACAGCCCCCTCCCTTATAACGGCACCTGCTCGCTACCAG AGTTACCCACTCCTCTGAAAAAGCGGCGGTTAAGCCCGTTAGACGCCTGTATGTCGGAGAGCTCCACGCCCTACGGTTCTCCCTGTGCCACACCCACCCGGGCGGACCAATTGGAGACGCCGGCCACGCCCGCCTCGCAGGCCACGCCGCCGCGGCCCCGAACGGAGGAGCCCGGCGCAGAGCCCACGTCCAGCACGCCGATGCAGACGCTCAACCCGCCTCAGGAG agTGACTCTTCAGCCGAGTGCTCGCCTGAGGTCAGTCGGAAACCTTCTGTACAAGAG gCCGATCGTCCTCCTTCGTTGGCCTCCTCTCCTTGCGTCAGGGCTCCCAGTGCAGATGGACTCCCGGCAGAAGTCAAGGCATCGCTTCCAGAGAGTCCGCCGCCTCCACCTGCTGAGTCCGGGGATTGCGGCGAGGACCGGACGGACGGCACGGCGGCAGAATGCGCCGGCGAGGCTCCCTCGTCCGCGGAACCATGCGCTTCCTCTTTCCCCGGCTGGATAAAAAGCCCAGAGAGGGTCCCGACTGGACCAGCTGGTCTGAACTTCTCTCCAGTCAACTCGAACCTGCGGGACCTCACGCCCTCTCACACCCTGGAGCCTCTGGCAGCCCCCTTcagggcggaggcggcggccggctccgcggcggcggcgggacccGCGGCGGGCCCGGGCTCGCAGCCTGCCTTCAGCGAAGGTCAGGGCCAGCTGTTTTACCCCTGCTCGGAGGAGGGCTCTTCTCTCGGTTTCTCGCGCTCGCTGAACTGCGAGGGCGCCGGCGAGGGAGGAGGCTCAGCTCAGAACCccccacagaagaagaag GTTTCCCTCCTAGAATACCGGAAGCGTCAGCGCGAAGCCCGCCGCAGCGGCTCCAAGACGGAGTGCAGCTCCCCGGTCTCCACCGTGCCGCCGCTGGGCGTGGACGCCTTCCCCATCGCGCTGGAGGCGGCCAGCGAGCCGCCGCCTCTGCCTCCGGCTCCGGCCGCCCCCTGCAGCACCGCCAGCGCCTCGACGTCCGCAAAAGAGCTTCAGACGAGCGAGGAGGCGGAGGCCGGCGGAGAGAAAGGAGAGGGCCAAGGAGGAGAGGGACAGTG gaCGTCGTCGACTTCTGTGGAGCAGGCCCGAGAGCGCAGCTACCACcgagctctgctgctcagcaaGGACAAGGAAACAg aCGGCGAGACGGAAGGTGGAGAAACGCCAGCCCAGAGAGAATGTGCCTCCCCGAGTCTACAGAagacccccacacacaca CCCTGCTCTCCCGGCCCGGTCGCCCCGCCCTCCGGCCGGCCAGCGAAGGAGGACGACGGCGAGGGGCAGCCCCGGACGCCCAACCCGACCAACCAGCCGCCGTGCAAGCCGGCGGGCGCCAAGCCggcccccctcacccccaccaAGCTGCacccggcggcgccgccgtcgTCCCCCGTCCACTACCCGGGCGCCAAGCCGCAGCCGCAGGGCTCGCCGTTCCGCAGCCAGCGGGCGCTCTTCTCTGCCCCGCCCCCgggccagcagcagccgccggccCAGCCCGGCCCGGCGCCGTTCCCCCAGTACGGCTCGCagacggccccgccccctccgcccccgccccctccggcgccgccggccgccgccgcctacTTCCCCGGCCAGAGCGCCGCGCCCGCCGGACCTTTCCCCGGGTTCAAGCCCGCCGTCACGCCCCCGTACCCCCCGGGGTCGCAGCCCCTGATGCAGACTCTGCCCCACGGCGTGCACTaccagagcgccgccgccgcccccccgccgccgccgccgcccccccctcaccccaTCGCCGGGCCCACGCTGCTCCACGTCAACCTGCAGCCCCCGCCcatccagcagcaccagctcaTGCTGAccgccgcccctcccccgccccctcccccgcagGGACAGACCtcccagcagcaacagcagccgCCGCCCTCCGGCGGCCCCCTCCTGTCCctcacccccccgcccccgccccctccgcctccgcccGCGCCCTCCGGCAGCACGCCCCTGCAGCCCCACCACTTCCAGAACTTGGGGGGGTTTCAGCCGGCGCTGATGCACCCCGGCGCCGCCACGAACCCTCCGGTCCCCCCCAACACGTACCCGCCGCCCCTCCAGCAGCCCGGACTgcccccgccgcctcctcccccccctcagCAGCCTCAACCGGGCCAGGCCCAGGCCGCCGCCCCCCAGATGCCCGCCGGGACTCGTGGAGCCCCGACGCCGTCGACCCCCTTCCACAGCTCGGGGTACCTGAGCACCGGGTGGCActga
- the kmt2e gene encoding inactive histone-lysine N-methyltransferase 2E isoform X4, with product MSIVIPVGVDTADTSYLDMAAGSEPESVEASPVVVEKSSYPHQIYSSSSHHSHSYIGLPYADHNYGARPPPTPPASPPPSMLIRQVEGGLFVPGGQDEASRGTTLSTSEDGSYGADITRCICGFTHDDGYMICCDKCSAWQHIDCMGIDRQNIPETYLCERCQPRHLDRERAILLQTRKRECLSDGDTSATESGDEVPLELYSTFQHTPTTITLTTGRLSNKQADKKRKKSGDKEPPASSARAKKAFREGSRKSSRVKGAAPEQEPVEHPSMWENKIKTWMERYEEASSNQYSEDVQVLLRVKEQGDGKSLAYNTHPASFKPPVESQVQKNKKILKAVRDLAPDSLIIEYRGKFMLRQQFEANGYFFKRPYPFVLFYSKFDGLEMCVDARSFGNEARFIRRSCTPNAEVRHVIEDGMLHLYIYSLRPITKGTEITIGFDFDYGSCKYKVDCACVRGNQECPVLKHNLEPTENLSSGGRRRGSRKDKESVREDQGQNQNMGLDGEGKSKSIGDGKQRKLSPLRLSISNNQDPELFEDLEDKTSVSNEVEMESEEQIAERRRKMTREERKMEAILQAFARMEKREKRREQALERIGSIKSEVGGRSDIKEEPPATPETADSPAVMQPLLEVKEEPGLKPAKVKGSRNRKSFTRNRTHIGQQRRRARTISTCSDLQPGSPAESVEPLTNEPPEGEMPAAPEPEAIASQAPDSSPPHSSSPAPDRNRTGSKSFKTKKHFVSEWVGEKQQDRCAARTPEPVPERPLRISSDPEVLATQLNALPGMACSPQVYSTPKHYVRFSSPFLANRSPTTPGVPTGRRRSRELPETPPTTGSCKKRWLKQALEEEGSTSPARRPSLLMPGDGPLSPSINGDSDSPLPYNGTCSLPELPTPLKKRRLSPLDACMSESSTPYGSPCATPTRADQLETPATPASQATPPRPRTEEPGAEPTSSTPMQTLNPPQESDSSAECSPEVSRKPSVQEADRPPSLASSPCVRAPSADGLPAEVKASLPESPPPPPAESGDCGEDRTDGTAAECAGEAPSSAEPCASSFPGWIKSPERVPTGPAGLNFSPVNSNLRDLTPSHTLEPLAAPFRAEAAAGSAAAAGPAAGPGSQPAFSEGQGQLFYPCSEEGSSLGFSRSLNCEGAGEGGGSAQNPPQKKKVSLLEYRKRQREARRSGSKTECSSPVSTVPPLGVDAFPIALEAASEPPPLPPAPAAPCSTASASTSAKELQTSEEAEAGGEKGEGQGGEGQWTSSTSVEQARERSYHRALLLSKDKETDGETEGGETPAQRECASPSLQKTPTHTPCSPGPVAPPSGRPAKEDDGEGQPRTPNPTNQPPCKPAGAKPAPLTPTKLHPAAPPSSPVHYPGAKPQPQGSPFRSQRALFSAPPPGQQQPPAQPGPAPFPQYGSQTAPPPPPPPPPAPPAAAAYFPGQSAAPAGPFPGFKPAVTPPYPPGSQPLMQTLPHGVHYQSAAAAPPPPPPPPPHPIAGPTLLHVNLQPPPIQQHQLMLTAAPPPPPPPQGQTSQQQQQPPPSGGPLLSLTPPPPPPPPPPAPSGSTPLQPHHFQNLGGFQPALMHPGAATNPPVPPNTYPPPLQQPGLPPPPPPPPQQPQPGQAQAAAPQMPAGTRGAPTPSTPFHSSGYLSTGWH from the exons ACCAGAGTCGGTGGAGGCCAGCCCTGTGGTAGTGGAAAAGTCCAGCTACCCGCACCAGatttacagcagcagttctcaCCATTCCCACAGTTACATTGGCCTGCCTTATGCT GACCATAACTATGGGGCGCGGCCCCCACCTACGCCGCCggcctcccctcccccctccatgcTGATCCGCCAAGTCGAGGGGGGGCTGTTTGTTCCAGGGGGGCAGGACGAAGCATCCAGGGGCACCACGCTCAGCACCTCCGAGGATGGCAGCTACGGGGCGGACATCACCCGCTGCATCTGTGGCTTCACCCACGACGACGGCTACATGATCTGCTGTGACAAGTGCAG TGCCTGGCAGCACATAGACTGCATGGGCATTGACCGGCAGAACATTCCTGAGACCTACCTGTGTGAACGCTGCCAGCCCCGACACCTGGACAGAGAGAGGGCCATCCTGCTGCAAACCAGGAAACGAGAGTGTTTATCTG ATGGGGACACCAGTGCTACAGAGAGTGGAGATGAGGTTCCACTAGAGCTGTATTCTACCTTCCAACACACGCCTACCACCATCACCCTGACAACCGGGCGCCTCAGCAATAAGCAGGCTGATAAAAAGCGTAAGAAGAGTGGCGATAAGGAGCCTCCTGCATCTTCAGCCCGAGCGAAGAAG GCCTTCCGAGAGGGTTCCAGAAAATCCTCGAGAGTAAAG GGTGCTGCTCCCGAGCAGGAGCCGGTGGAGCACCCGTCCATGTGGGAGAACAAGATCAAGACGTGGATGGAGCGCTACGAGGAGGCCAGCAGCAATCAGTACAGCGAGGACGTCCAGGTCCTGCTACGAGTAAAAGAGCAAGGCGACGGAAAGAGCCTGGCATACAACACGCACCCAGCTTCCTTCAAACCTCCTGTGGAG AGTCAAGTTCAAAAGAACAAGAAGATCCTCAAGGCGGTGCGGGACTTGGCCCCAGACTCCCTCATCATTGAGTACAGGGGAAAGTTCATGCTTCGACAGCAGTTTGAGGCCAACGGATACTTCTTCAAGAG GCCCTACCcctttgtgttattttattctAAATTTGACGGTTTAGAGATGTGTGTCGACGCCCGCAGCTTCGGTAACGAAGCGCGGTTCATCCGCCGTTCCTGCACCCCCAATGCTGAA GTTCGACATGTCATTGAAGATGGCATGCTGCATTTATACATCTACTCACTGAGGCCGATCACCAAAGGCACAGAGATCACCATCGGTTTCGATTTCGACTATGGCAGCTG taaataCAAGGTGGACTGTGCCTGTGTGAGGGGGAACCAGGAGTGCCCGGTGCTAAAGCACAACCTGGAGCCCACGGAGAACCTGAGCTCCGGAGGCCGACGCAGAGGGAGCCGCAAGGACAAGGAGTCCGTCCGCGAGGACCAgggccagaaccagaacatggGCCTGGACGGCGAGGGAAAATCCAAGAGCATTGGCGACGGCAAGCAGCGCAAGCTCTCTCCCCTCCGCCTCTCCATCTCCAACAATCAG GATCCTGAGTTATTTGAGGATCTAGAAGACAAAACCTCCGTTAGCAATGAAGTAGAGATGGAGTCAGAGGAGCAGATtgcagaaaggaggaggaagatg ACacgagaggagaggaagatggaggcCATCCTGCAGGCCTTCGCCCGcatggagaagagagagaagcgGCGAGAGCAGGCGCTGGAGAGAATCGGGAGCATCAAGTCGGAGGTGGGCGGCCGCAGCGACATCAAGGAGGAGCCGCCGGCCACGCCGGAGACGGCGGATTCCCCCGCCGTCATGCAG CCTCTCCTGGAGGTCAAAGAGGAGCCGGGTCTGAAACCAGCCAAGGTCAAAGGCTCCCGGAACAGGAAGAGCTTCACCAGGAACCGCACTCACATCGGCCAGCAGCGGCGGCGAGCTCGCACCATCAGCACGTGCTCAGACCTGCAGCCCGGCTCTCCGGCCGAGTCTGTGGAGCCTTTGACCAACGAGCCGCCCGAGGGGGAGATGCCCGCCGCGCCGGAGCCGGAGGCGATCGCCTCGCAGGCGCCGGACAGCAGCCCGCCGCACAGCAGCTCACCTGCACCCGACAGGAACCGCACAGGGAGCAAGAGCTTCAAAACTAAAAAG CACTTTGTGAGCGAGTGGGtgggagagaagcagcaggaccGCTGCGCGGCGCGGACGCCGGAACCCGTTCCAGAGCGGCCGCTGAGAATAAGCAGCGACCCCGAGGTGCTCGCCACGCAGCTCAACGCCCTGCCGGGCATGGCCTGCTCGCCGCAGGTCTACAGCACGCCCAAACACTACGTCCGCTTCTCGTCCCCATTCCTGGCCAACCGCAGCCCCACCACTCCCGGCGTGCCCACGGGCAGGCGGCGCTCCCGGGAGCTGCCCGAAACGCCCCCGACGACCGGCTCCTGCAAGAAG cgGTGGTTAAAGCAGGCTCTGGAGGAAGAGGGCTCCACCAGCCCGGCCAGGCGCCCCAGCCTCCTCATGCCCGGCGACGGCCCCCTCAGCCCCTCCATCAACGGTGACTCTGACAGCCCCCTCCCTTATAACGGCACCTGCTCGCTACCAG AGTTACCCACTCCTCTGAAAAAGCGGCGGTTAAGCCCGTTAGACGCCTGTATGTCGGAGAGCTCCACGCCCTACGGTTCTCCCTGTGCCACACCCACCCGGGCGGACCAATTGGAGACGCCGGCCACGCCCGCCTCGCAGGCCACGCCGCCGCGGCCCCGAACGGAGGAGCCCGGCGCAGAGCCCACGTCCAGCACGCCGATGCAGACGCTCAACCCGCCTCAGGAG agTGACTCTTCAGCCGAGTGCTCGCCTGAGGTCAGTCGGAAACCTTCTGTACAAGAG gCCGATCGTCCTCCTTCGTTGGCCTCCTCTCCTTGCGTCAGGGCTCCCAGTGCAGATGGACTCCCGGCAGAAGTCAAGGCATCGCTTCCAGAGAGTCCGCCGCCTCCACCTGCTGAGTCCGGGGATTGCGGCGAGGACCGGACGGACGGCACGGCGGCAGAATGCGCCGGCGAGGCTCCCTCGTCCGCGGAACCATGCGCTTCCTCTTTCCCCGGCTGGATAAAAAGCCCAGAGAGGGTCCCGACTGGACCAGCTGGTCTGAACTTCTCTCCAGTCAACTCGAACCTGCGGGACCTCACGCCCTCTCACACCCTGGAGCCTCTGGCAGCCCCCTTcagggcggaggcggcggccggctccgcggcggcggcgggacccGCGGCGGGCCCGGGCTCGCAGCCTGCCTTCAGCGAAGGTCAGGGCCAGCTGTTTTACCCCTGCTCGGAGGAGGGCTCTTCTCTCGGTTTCTCGCGCTCGCTGAACTGCGAGGGCGCCGGCGAGGGAGGAGGCTCAGCTCAGAACCccccacagaagaagaag GTTTCCCTCCTAGAATACCGGAAGCGTCAGCGCGAAGCCCGCCGCAGCGGCTCCAAGACGGAGTGCAGCTCCCCGGTCTCCACCGTGCCGCCGCTGGGCGTGGACGCCTTCCCCATCGCGCTGGAGGCGGCCAGCGAGCCGCCGCCTCTGCCTCCGGCTCCGGCCGCCCCCTGCAGCACCGCCAGCGCCTCGACGTCCGCAAAAGAGCTTCAGACGAGCGAGGAGGCGGAGGCCGGCGGAGAGAAAGGAGAGGGCCAAGGAGGAGAGGGACAGTG gaCGTCGTCGACTTCTGTGGAGCAGGCCCGAGAGCGCAGCTACCACcgagctctgctgctcagcaaGGACAAGGAAACAg aCGGCGAGACGGAAGGTGGAGAAACGCCAGCCCAGAGAGAATGTGCCTCCCCGAGTCTACAGAagacccccacacacaca CCCTGCTCTCCCGGCCCGGTCGCCCCGCCCTCCGGCCGGCCAGCGAAGGAGGACGACGGCGAGGGGCAGCCCCGGACGCCCAACCCGACCAACCAGCCGCCGTGCAAGCCGGCGGGCGCCAAGCCggcccccctcacccccaccaAGCTGCacccggcggcgccgccgtcgTCCCCCGTCCACTACCCGGGCGCCAAGCCGCAGCCGCAGGGCTCGCCGTTCCGCAGCCAGCGGGCGCTCTTCTCTGCCCCGCCCCCgggccagcagcagccgccggccCAGCCCGGCCCGGCGCCGTTCCCCCAGTACGGCTCGCagacggccccgccccctccgcccccgccccctccggcgccgccggccgccgccgcctacTTCCCCGGCCAGAGCGCCGCGCCCGCCGGACCTTTCCCCGGGTTCAAGCCCGCCGTCACGCCCCCGTACCCCCCGGGGTCGCAGCCCCTGATGCAGACTCTGCCCCACGGCGTGCACTaccagagcgccgccgccgcccccccgccgccgccgccgcccccccctcaccccaTCGCCGGGCCCACGCTGCTCCACGTCAACCTGCAGCCCCCGCCcatccagcagcaccagctcaTGCTGAccgccgcccctcccccgccccctcccccgcagGGACAGACCtcccagcagcaacagcagccgCCGCCCTCCGGCGGCCCCCTCCTGTCCctcacccccccgcccccgccccctccgcctccgcccGCGCCCTCCGGCAGCACGCCCCTGCAGCCCCACCACTTCCAGAACTTGGGGGGGTTTCAGCCGGCGCTGATGCACCCCGGCGCCGCCACGAACCCTCCGGTCCCCCCCAACACGTACCCGCCGCCCCTCCAGCAGCCCGGACTgcccccgccgcctcctcccccccctcagCAGCCTCAACCGGGCCAGGCCCAGGCCGCCGCCCCCCAGATGCCCGCCGGGACTCGTGGAGCCCCGACGCCGTCGACCCCCTTCCACAGCTCGGGGTACCTGAGCACCGGGTGGCActga